From a single Ensifer adhaerens genomic region:
- a CDS encoding Asp/Glu/hydantoin racemase: protein MTRILLFNPNTSEDVTDRLVNAARHALAPTSRLIPVTASRGVPYIATRAEATVASGIVLDTLAEREGSFDVAIIAAFGDPGLGGARELMSVPVIGLAEAAMLSACMLGLRFSIVSFSRALGPWFRECVAMHGLLDRLASIRLLDGKFTSLAQVQDEKEDLLVDLALRAVEDDEADVIILAGAPLAGLAARVCDRIPVPVVESVVAAVKQAELLVALNPVKATAGTYRRPAPKSSIGLSPALEQLLLSGPAI, encoded by the coding sequence ATGACACGCATCCTTCTGTTCAATCCAAACACATCGGAGGACGTGACGGATCGCCTGGTGAATGCGGCCCGGCATGCTCTTGCGCCGACCAGCCGGCTCATTCCCGTCACAGCCTCTCGTGGCGTTCCCTACATCGCCACAAGGGCCGAGGCGACGGTCGCGTCCGGCATCGTTCTCGATACGCTGGCCGAGAGAGAGGGAAGTTTCGATGTCGCCATCATCGCGGCCTTCGGAGACCCAGGCCTTGGCGGTGCGCGCGAATTGATGAGCGTCCCCGTCATAGGGCTGGCGGAGGCTGCTATGCTCAGCGCCTGCATGTTGGGCCTGCGGTTTTCCATCGTCTCGTTTTCGCGGGCACTCGGTCCCTGGTTTCGCGAATGCGTGGCGATGCACGGCCTTTTGGACCGGCTCGCCAGCATACGGCTGCTCGACGGCAAGTTCACGTCGCTTGCCCAGGTTCAGGACGAGAAGGAAGACCTGCTCGTCGACCTCGCCCTCCGCGCTGTCGAAGACGATGAAGCTGATGTCATCATTCTTGCCGGAGCGCCGCTTGCCGGCCTCGCGGCGCGCGTGTGCGACCGCATTCCCGTGCCCGTGGTCGAATCCGTGGTCGCGGCCGTCAAGCAGGCCGAATTGCTCGTTGCGCTCAATCCCGTCAAGGCGACCGCCGGCACCTATCGTCGGCCTGCCCCCAAATCCTCGATCGGCCTTTCACCGGCGCTGGAACAGCTCCTGCTGTCCGGGCCGGCCATATGA
- a CDS encoding peptide/nickel transport system permease protein — MKIVLSFVARIATAVPSLIGVIVVTFLLARALPGDAAVYYAGSSATPESIAQVRKALGLDKPLWFQFGDYASRLAHGDLGTSLSSGQPVLHDLVARLPASMELTLCALLFAMAIGLPLGIAAATRPGKAIDHICRVIVSVGAAFPTFFVALGLVYVFYFRLGIAPEPLGRLNDTYFTVPPTITGFYLIDTILAGDPAAFNASLAQLVLPSISLGLFALAPIARIARASMLASLSSDFCRTARAMGLSRTRVVYGYALRNAMLPVVNILGMVFSFLLGANVLVEQVFAWPGIGAYAVNAVITSDYAAVQGFVLMMAILYILLNLAVDLAVAAIDPRVRYDG; from the coding sequence ATGAAAATAGTTCTGAGCTTTGTGGCACGTATTGCGACCGCGGTTCCGAGTCTCATTGGCGTGATTGTGGTCACATTTCTTCTGGCCCGCGCGCTTCCCGGCGATGCAGCCGTCTATTATGCCGGTTCATCTGCCACACCCGAAAGTATCGCGCAGGTTCGCAAGGCATTGGGGCTGGACAAGCCGCTGTGGTTCCAGTTCGGCGACTATGCGTCGCGACTGGCGCATGGCGATCTCGGCACGTCGCTCTCCAGCGGTCAGCCAGTTCTCCATGACCTCGTCGCCCGGCTGCCGGCGTCGATGGAACTGACCCTTTGCGCGCTTCTCTTCGCGATGGCCATCGGATTGCCGCTGGGAATCGCCGCAGCCACCCGTCCCGGCAAAGCAATCGATCACATCTGCCGCGTCATTGTGTCGGTGGGCGCCGCATTTCCGACCTTCTTCGTGGCGCTGGGACTTGTCTATGTCTTCTATTTCAGGCTCGGCATAGCACCGGAACCGCTTGGCCGGCTGAACGACACCTATTTTACAGTACCCCCGACCATCACCGGCTTCTACCTGATCGACACGATCCTGGCAGGTGACCCCGCAGCATTCAACGCATCGCTGGCACAGCTTGTCCTGCCGTCGATTTCCCTAGGACTGTTTGCGCTCGCCCCGATCGCCCGCATCGCTCGAGCCTCCATGCTGGCATCGCTTTCCAGCGACTTCTGCCGGACGGCTCGCGCCATGGGCCTTTCCCGGACGCGCGTGGTTTACGGATATGCCTTGCGCAATGCCATGCTTCCCGTCGTCAATATCCTGGGCATGGTCTTCTCTTTCCTGCTCGGGGCCAATGTCCTGGTCGAACAGGTGTTCGCGTGGCCCGGTATCGGCGCCTACGCCGTCAATGCCGTCATCACTTCGGACTACGCCGCCGTTCAAGGCTTCGTGCTGATGATGGCAATCCTTTACATTCTTCTCAACTTGGCGGTTGATCTGGCGGTTGCTGCGATCGATCCGAGGGTTCGATACGATGGCTGA
- a CDS encoding peptide/nickel transport system substrate-binding protein yields MEDSKPAIARMKAYRSCTSMLITATLSLGLLAGPAHAQTPKDVLIEVAEHGPNSLDAMAPAANEFSQMTSWQIYDRLITHGTKTLPDGKVMYDAKKIEPELAKSWDILDGGKTLIFHLREDATFHDGSPVTADDVKWSFDRAVSVGGFPSVQMAAGSMTDPKQFSVVDAHTFKITLPVADKLTLPDLAVPVPYIVNKKLALQHATADDPWALKWTSLNDAGGGPFKVGSWKSGDRIVFDRFDNWKSGPMPALKRVILREIASPGTRRALLEKGDVDVSVGLPPKDYAELAAAGKVNVIGTLMQNEQFNVDLNVKMKPFDDKRVRQAVAYAMPYDSIMKQALYNRAEPLFGADPSKPFPPTWPVASKYNTDLDKAKALLKEAGYANGFKTDLYIDMSQTTVQEPMALLMQEQLKKIGIDMEIHKVPGSEWFAKMGSKSMPMDINYFYGWLDYPEYFYFWTYDGKNNSVFNTASYSNPELDKMIDAARFESDPAAYDALITKMNTIVMDDVPRVPVAHLYADIAMQKNVKGYVYWFHTHLDLKSISKE; encoded by the coding sequence ATGGAAGACAGCAAGCCCGCGATTGCTCGCATGAAAGCCTACCGGTCCTGTACCTCAATGCTGATCACGGCGACGTTGTCGCTGGGTCTGCTGGCCGGCCCCGCTCACGCACAAACCCCGAAAGACGTCTTGATCGAAGTCGCAGAGCATGGGCCGAACTCCCTCGATGCCATGGCGCCGGCGGCCAACGAGTTCAGCCAGATGACCTCCTGGCAGATCTACGATCGGCTGATCACGCATGGCACCAAGACCCTTCCGGACGGAAAGGTGATGTATGATGCGAAAAAGATCGAACCGGAACTGGCCAAGAGCTGGGACATCCTAGACGGCGGCAAGACACTGATCTTCCATCTCCGGGAAGATGCGACCTTCCACGACGGGTCGCCGGTCACTGCTGACGACGTCAAATGGTCGTTCGACCGCGCCGTTTCTGTCGGCGGGTTCCCGAGCGTTCAGATGGCGGCTGGTTCCATGACGGACCCGAAGCAGTTTTCCGTGGTTGATGCACACACGTTCAAGATCACCCTGCCCGTCGCCGACAAGCTGACCTTGCCGGACCTTGCGGTTCCCGTTCCCTATATCGTCAACAAAAAGCTCGCCTTGCAGCACGCGACGGCCGATGATCCGTGGGCCCTGAAATGGACGTCGCTCAACGATGCCGGTGGCGGCCCGTTCAAGGTCGGGAGCTGGAAGAGCGGCGACCGGATCGTCTTCGATCGCTTCGACAACTGGAAGTCGGGTCCAATGCCCGCGCTGAAGCGCGTCATCCTGCGCGAGATCGCCTCCCCCGGAACGCGCCGCGCCTTGCTTGAAAAGGGCGACGTCGATGTGTCCGTCGGCCTTCCGCCGAAGGACTACGCGGAGCTTGCCGCAGCAGGCAAGGTCAATGTCATCGGCACCCTGATGCAGAACGAGCAGTTCAACGTCGACCTCAATGTGAAGATGAAACCCTTTGATGACAAGCGCGTGCGCCAGGCCGTCGCCTACGCGATGCCCTACGACAGCATCATGAAGCAGGCGCTCTACAATCGCGCGGAACCACTCTTCGGCGCAGACCCGTCAAAGCCTTTCCCGCCCACGTGGCCCGTCGCGTCGAAATACAACACCGACCTCGACAAGGCCAAGGCCCTCTTGAAAGAGGCCGGTTATGCCAATGGATTCAAGACCGACCTCTATATCGACATGAGCCAGACCACGGTTCAGGAGCCGATGGCGCTTCTCATGCAGGAGCAGCTGAAGAAAATCGGCATCGACATGGAAATCCACAAGGTGCCGGGTTCGGAATGGTTCGCCAAAATGGGCTCCAAGAGCATGCCCATGGACATCAACTACTTCTACGGCTGGCTCGATTATCCTGAGTATTTCTACTTCTGGACCTACGACGGCAAGAACAACAGCGTCTTCAACACCGCCAGCTACTCAAACCCCGAGCTCGACAAGATGATCGACGCAGCGCGGTTCGAAAGCGATCCTGCCGCCTATGATGCGCTCATTACCAAGATGAACACGATCGTTATGGACGACGTTCCGCGCGTTCCGGTCGCGCATCTGTATGCCGACATTGCCATGCAGAAGAATGTCAAAGGCTATGTCTACTGGTTCCACACCCACCTGGACCTGAAGTCGATCTCCAAGGAATAA
- a CDS encoding peptide/nickel transport system permease protein codes for MADLTTNLHAQSFWRDARHLATENKLTLMAAVILLLFIVLSLLAPWLIPYDPLAVDSTAALKPPSFAHLFGTDALGRDIFSRVIIATRLDIGMAIGAVFLSFVFGTATGAIAGYFGGWTDAIIGRFMDTIMAFPLFVLAMGIVAALGNSVENIVLATAIINLPFYSRFARSEVNIRRDMTFVEAARMGGNRPFRLLAFHIVPNILPTMMVQGSLNLGWAILNAAGLSFIGLGVRPPTPEWGIMVSEGASYIFSGEWWTFVFPGAALVITVFCFNLIGDGLRDIIDPRSRR; via the coding sequence ATGGCTGACCTTACGACAAACCTGCACGCGCAGTCCTTCTGGCGGGACGCCCGCCATCTGGCGACGGAAAACAAGCTGACGCTGATGGCTGCGGTCATCCTGTTGCTTTTCATCGTCCTGTCACTGCTGGCGCCGTGGCTCATCCCGTATGACCCGCTGGCGGTGGATTCCACTGCCGCTTTGAAGCCGCCGAGCTTCGCGCACCTTTTTGGCACCGACGCACTCGGTCGGGATATCTTCAGCCGTGTCATCATCGCGACGCGGCTCGATATCGGCATGGCCATCGGAGCTGTCTTCCTCTCCTTCGTCTTTGGCACTGCGACGGGCGCGATCGCCGGCTATTTCGGCGGGTGGACGGATGCCATCATCGGTCGGTTTATGGATACGATCATGGCGTTTCCGCTCTTCGTGCTGGCGATGGGGATCGTGGCAGCGCTGGGCAACAGCGTCGAGAACATCGTTCTGGCAACGGCGATCATCAATTTGCCGTTCTATAGCCGCTTTGCGCGCAGCGAGGTCAATATCCGTCGAGACATGACCTTTGTGGAGGCGGCGAGGATGGGCGGCAATCGCCCCTTCCGCCTGCTCGCCTTTCATATCGTGCCGAACATCCTGCCAACCATGATGGTGCAGGGATCGCTGAATCTGGGTTGGGCAATCCTGAATGCGGCGGGTCTTTCCTTCATCGGTCTGGGGGTTCGTCCGCCGACGCCCGAATGGGGGATCATGGTTTCGGAAGGCGCCTCATACATCTTTTCCGGCGAATGGTGGACCTTCGTCTTTCCGGGCGCTGCCCTGGTTATCACCGTGTTCTGTTTCAACCTGATCGGAGACGGCCTCCGAGACATTATCGATCCCAGGAGCCGCAGATGA
- a CDS encoding oligopeptide/dipeptide ABC transporter, ATP-binding protein, C-terminal domain-containing protein — protein MTPSPKTTPLLQARGVSKRYPVGAFHRKMLHAVDDVDLTIAEGECVGLVGESGCGKSTLARVLARLVDSSGGEIHLSGHDIGHIPTRAFGGTPMRKDIQVVFQDPTESLNPGFTVLQAITDPLKRLIGGSAGDMTKMALQALEDVGLPAEFADRYPHQLSGGQKARVGIARAIAVNPKLVVLDEPTSALDVSVQSLVLHLLAKLRKQRNMSYLFVSHDLNVVRLLCDKIAVMYLGRIVEFGPSHSVFFDPKHPYTRALLDAIPDPGRENSPRTKLEGSASSPIDPNQNACRLSGRCPVELPVCSHVMPQLITAGARRQVACHRVESLPDGTQSTTEAIAP, from the coding sequence ATGACGCCCTCTCCCAAAACGACCCCCCTGTTGCAGGCGCGCGGTGTTTCCAAGCGCTATCCCGTCGGTGCGTTTCATCGGAAGATGCTGCACGCTGTCGATGACGTCGATCTGACAATTGCCGAAGGCGAATGCGTGGGGCTCGTCGGAGAATCCGGTTGTGGAAAATCGACCTTGGCGCGTGTTCTGGCGCGGCTCGTGGATTCCTCAGGCGGAGAGATCCATTTGTCCGGTCACGATATCGGACATATCCCGACCAGGGCCTTTGGCGGCACGCCGATGCGGAAGGATATCCAGGTTGTCTTCCAGGATCCGACGGAGAGCCTGAACCCGGGTTTCACCGTCCTTCAGGCCATCACCGATCCCCTGAAGCGGCTGATCGGCGGCTCGGCCGGGGACATGACGAAGATGGCGCTGCAGGCTCTGGAGGATGTCGGCTTGCCCGCCGAATTTGCCGACCGCTATCCGCATCAACTGTCCGGCGGCCAGAAGGCGCGTGTCGGGATCGCCCGTGCCATCGCCGTCAATCCCAAACTGGTCGTTCTGGACGAGCCGACCTCGGCGCTCGACGTGTCCGTTCAATCGCTGGTCCTGCATCTGCTGGCGAAATTACGGAAACAGCGCAATATGAGCTATCTCTTCGTGTCGCACGATCTCAATGTCGTGCGTCTGCTGTGCGACAAGATCGCCGTGATGTATCTCGGCCGAATCGTCGAATTCGGCCCATCACATTCCGTTTTCTTCGATCCGAAGCATCCCTACACCCGCGCGCTGCTCGACGCGATCCCCGATCCCGGGCGCGAAAATTCCCCACGAACCAAGCTGGAAGGCTCCGCATCCAGCCCCATCGACCCGAACCAGAACGCATGTCGCCTTTCAGGACGGTGCCCCGTGGAATTGCCTGTTTGCAGCCATGTCATGCCGCAACTGATCACAGCGGGCGCGCGACGACAGGTCGCCTGCCACCGCGTGGAAAGTCTGCCCGATGGCACGCAATCCACAACTGAGGCAATCGCACCATGA
- a CDS encoding oligopeptide/dipeptide ABC transporter, ATP-binding protein, C-terminal domain-containing protein — MSVPLLQIEGLSVNFRTRSGTVKVLDDVNFSIEKGEILGIVGESGSGKSVLSYALMGLLDDNAQIRADTITFGGIDLNGPASALSAIRGRELSMIFQSPRTALNPIMKVGKQIEDVLRRHGPVSRSNARAAAIAALARVRIPDPERRYEAYPFELSGGMCQRVMIAMALSCSPSLLIADEPTTGLDVTTQAVVMDLIRDLVRESRMSSILITHDLALAAEYCDRIAVMHAGHMVEIASARTLRSHFAHPYTRGLFAATPTADTELGDLASIPGNLPDLRRDLPPCRFLHRCDRRQADCETAPVPLQAIGNDHSVRCRYPL; from the coding sequence ATGAGCGTACCCCTTCTTCAAATCGAAGGCCTCAGCGTGAATTTCCGAACCCGTTCGGGAACCGTAAAGGTGCTTGATGACGTGAATTTCTCGATCGAAAAGGGCGAAATTCTCGGGATCGTCGGCGAAAGCGGCTCGGGCAAATCGGTTTTGTCCTACGCGTTGATGGGACTTCTCGACGACAACGCGCAGATCAGGGCTGATACGATCACCTTTGGCGGCATTGATCTGAATGGCCCGGCCTCGGCACTCTCAGCCATCCGCGGCCGCGAGCTATCGATGATCTTTCAAAGCCCGCGCACTGCGCTCAACCCGATCATGAAGGTCGGGAAACAGATCGAGGATGTGCTGCGAAGGCATGGACCGGTCTCGCGGTCCAACGCCAGGGCAGCCGCAATTGCCGCCCTGGCCCGCGTCAGGATTCCCGATCCTGAGCGTCGATACGAAGCCTATCCGTTCGAGTTGTCCGGCGGCATGTGCCAGCGGGTGATGATCGCCATGGCCCTTTCGTGCTCGCCATCGCTGTTGATCGCGGACGAGCCGACGACCGGACTCGACGTGACGACGCAGGCTGTCGTGATGGATCTGATCCGCGATCTGGTGCGGGAGAGCCGAATGTCATCGATCCTCATCACGCACGATCTGGCGCTCGCAGCAGAGTATTGCGATCGTATCGCGGTCATGCATGCGGGCCACATGGTCGAGATCGCATCAGCCCGGACGTTGCGCTCGCATTTCGCACATCCCTATACACGGGGACTTTTTGCGGCAACGCCCACGGCGGATACCGAACTGGGCGATCTGGCCTCCATTCCCGGTAATCTTCCCGATCTGCGCCGGGATTTGCCACCGTGTCGGTTCCTTCATCGTTGCGACCGAAGGCAGGCTGATTGCGAAACCGCCCCTGTCCCGCTCCAGGCCATCGGCAATGATCATTCTGTCCGCTGCAGGTATCCGCTATGA
- a CDS encoding DNA-binding transcriptional regulator, GntR family, translating into MVEDAAVMDQEDETAGAKPYSAAIKRASLHHHVVDKLREMISRGDLPAGERLNEVTLAQAIGVSRTPMREAVKLLASEGLLELLPGRGARVRQYSAEELVDIFDVLGALERHAVEIAVSRMTPNVLSQIERLHRQLGEAHALRNRKAYFKANQKLHALIVELAGNPALASTHTTLTKQSVHNRHETLISEQRWQESAAEHQAIFDAIMEGDGAKAGLLMLDHSRKTGAAVVEAARAANEIRTGSNR; encoded by the coding sequence ATGGTCGAGGACGCGGCGGTGATGGACCAAGAGGACGAGACGGCAGGGGCCAAGCCCTATTCGGCCGCGATCAAGCGCGCTTCTCTGCATCACCATGTCGTGGACAAACTGCGTGAGATGATCAGCCGCGGCGACCTGCCGGCGGGGGAGCGGTTGAACGAGGTCACGCTCGCGCAGGCAATCGGCGTATCGCGTACGCCCATGCGCGAAGCCGTGAAATTGCTGGCCTCGGAGGGTCTCCTCGAACTTCTGCCCGGCCGGGGCGCCCGCGTCCGGCAATATTCCGCAGAGGAGCTGGTGGACATATTCGACGTTCTTGGCGCACTTGAAAGGCATGCCGTTGAAATCGCGGTCTCCCGGATGACCCCGAACGTGCTCAGCCAGATCGAGCGCCTGCACAGGCAGCTCGGCGAAGCCCATGCGTTGCGGAACCGAAAGGCTTATTTCAAGGCAAATCAGAAGCTGCATGCACTCATTGTCGAACTGGCGGGCAATCCGGCGCTCGCCAGCACCCACACGACATTGACGAAACAGTCGGTTCACAACAGGCACGAAACCCTGATTTCGGAGCAGAGATGGCAGGAATCAGCCGCCGAGCATCAGGCGATCTTTGACGCCATTATGGAAGGAGATGGGGCAAAGGCAGGGCTTCTGATGCTCGATCATAGCCGAAAGACCGGAGCTGCCGTGGTGGAAGCTGCGCGCGCCGCCAATGAAATCCGAACCGGGAGCAACCGATGA
- a CDS encoding aspartyl-tRNA(Asn)/glutamyl-tRNA(Gln) amidotransferase subunit A, which translates to MFIDEYPTLSAREIAHRVSTGAVSARDIIEAAFAALDKVEPTIHAFATLARDEAYATADALDKRVARGEPLGPLAGVPVAIKDLVLTKGIRTTFGSHLYADYIPDDDDIVVERLRAADAIIIGKTNVSEFGFGAHGNNLLFPATGNPWNPERSPGGSSAGSAAAVAAGVCPLAIGSDGGGSVRLPAALSGLVGVKAAMGRVPLWPGCRDIALPGVSGWESIEHIGPIARDVADAALMLSVIAGPDPRDRWSIPCSDLRWTEIAPLSPGARVLYWPTWHDQPVEQDLKDATDRAVAFLTQACGLDLVVGAPPEIDVHATFSTMVALETDLNGMRRLLAEKPVPVCDAVSDLLAQSRPFEDATDAITARKSFVDTIAKVMSGCDFILTPTLSVTAFGKQQDGPSSIDGKPIAAYEWCPFTSPFNLTGQPAASVPCGLVNGLPIGLQIVGPHLGDARVLSAAAAFEAALPKIGRPPIHA; encoded by the coding sequence ATGTTTATCGATGAATATCCGACACTGTCGGCCCGCGAGATCGCACATCGTGTTTCAACAGGTGCCGTTTCGGCCCGCGACATCATCGAGGCCGCCTTCGCAGCGCTCGACAAGGTCGAGCCGACGATCCATGCCTTCGCAACACTGGCCCGCGACGAGGCCTATGCAACCGCCGATGCGCTCGACAAACGCGTCGCGCGCGGTGAACCCCTCGGACCGCTTGCGGGCGTTCCGGTGGCCATCAAGGATCTGGTTCTGACCAAAGGAATCCGCACGACTTTCGGGTCGCATCTCTACGCCGATTATATTCCCGATGACGACGATATCGTCGTCGAGCGGCTGAGAGCTGCCGATGCGATCATCATCGGCAAGACCAACGTTTCGGAATTCGGCTTCGGCGCGCATGGGAACAACCTGCTGTTTCCGGCGACCGGCAATCCCTGGAACCCGGAGCGCTCGCCCGGCGGGTCCAGCGCAGGATCGGCGGCGGCAGTTGCCGCCGGGGTCTGCCCGCTTGCGATCGGCAGCGATGGCGGCGGTTCTGTGCGCCTGCCCGCTGCACTTTCCGGCCTGGTCGGCGTCAAGGCTGCCATGGGCCGGGTGCCGCTCTGGCCAGGATGCCGGGACATTGCGCTTCCGGGCGTCTCGGGCTGGGAATCCATTGAGCATATCGGACCCATCGCGCGCGATGTCGCGGATGCGGCGCTCATGCTGTCCGTCATCGCCGGTCCGGATCCGCGCGACCGTTGGTCCATTCCATGTTCGGATCTTCGCTGGACGGAGATTGCACCGCTGTCGCCTGGCGCGCGCGTGCTCTACTGGCCGACCTGGCACGACCAGCCAGTCGAACAGGACCTGAAAGACGCGACCGACAGGGCGGTCGCTTTTCTGACGCAAGCTTGCGGACTGGACCTTGTCGTGGGTGCGCCGCCGGAAATCGATGTCCATGCGACCTTCAGCACCATGGTTGCGCTGGAGACCGATCTTAACGGCATGCGCCGTCTCCTCGCCGAAAAGCCGGTTCCGGTCTGCGACGCGGTGTCGGATCTGCTGGCACAGTCACGACCGTTCGAGGATGCAACGGATGCCATAACCGCTCGCAAGTCCTTTGTGGATACGATCGCAAAAGTCATGAGCGGATGCGATTTCATCCTGACTCCGACGCTTTCCGTGACGGCCTTCGGAAAGCAGCAGGATGGCCCATCTTCCATCGACGGAAAGCCAATCGCCGCTTACGAGTGGTGCCCCTTTACGTCCCCCTTCAATCTTACAGGACAACCGGCAGCCAGTGTGCCGTGTGGTCTCGTCAACGGCTTGCCAATCGGACTCCAGATCGTGGGTCCCCATCTGGGCGACGCGCGGGTGCTGTCGGCCGCCGCGGCCTTCGAAGCCGCCTTGCCGAAAATTGGTCGCCCTCCAATTCATGCCTAA
- a CDS encoding maleate isomerase, with protein sequence MKSLRIGMLTPSSNTVLEPMTMQMLKDLPDVTAHFSRFRVTAIGLDADLLNQFDDRPMLAAAELLADAKVDVIVWNGTSAGWLGLDRDRLLCERIKQATGVRASTSVLALFDIMKKRNESRIGLASPYTGDVQDAIVRSFANEGIEIISERHLGLRDNFSFSQVKDTEITRMVEELALSKPDSIAVFCTNLAGASLVDSLEKSHDVAIHDSVATAIYGALSATGYELGRVSGFGRMFA encoded by the coding sequence GTGAAATCGCTTCGTATCGGAATGCTCACTCCCTCCTCCAATACCGTTCTTGAACCCATGACAATGCAGATGCTCAAGGATCTGCCTGACGTCACCGCGCATTTCTCGCGCTTCCGCGTAACGGCAATCGGGCTGGATGCCGATCTTCTGAACCAGTTCGACGATCGGCCCATGCTGGCGGCTGCCGAGCTCCTTGCAGACGCCAAAGTCGATGTCATCGTCTGGAACGGAACAAGTGCCGGCTGGCTCGGTCTTGATCGCGACCGATTGCTCTGCGAGCGCATCAAGCAGGCAACGGGAGTACGGGCATCGACCTCGGTGCTCGCCCTGTTTGACATCATGAAGAAGCGGAACGAAAGCCGGATCGGATTGGCCTCACCTTATACGGGCGACGTGCAGGATGCGATTGTCAGATCGTTCGCCAATGAAGGCATCGAGATCATCAGCGAACGGCACCTGGGCCTGAGAGACAATTTCAGTTTCAGCCAAGTCAAGGATACGGAAATCACACGCATGGTCGAAGAACTCGCCTTGTCGAAACCCGATTCAATCGCCGTTTTCTGCACAAATCTCGCCGGTGCTTCACTCGTTGACTCGCTGGAGAAGTCGCATGACGTGGCGATACATGACAGCGTTGCGACGGCGATCTATGGGGCATTGTCCGCAACGGGGTACGAACTGGGACGGGTCTCCGGTTTCGGGCGTATGTTCGCCTGA